DNA from Delphinus delphis chromosome 8, mDelDel1.2, whole genome shotgun sequence:
ATTTTCAAAACTTGGGGTTTGGAGGTAATACATAAGAATGGTTAAAAGAGTAGTTCTAATTCAGACAGACTCGGACGCAAACCTGGGCTCAGCCACTGACTATATGTGTGCCCTTGGGTACATTAATCACATGGTCGAAGCCTTGGTgaccttatctgtaaagtggcaATGAGAGTGATGTTCCCCTCTCATAGAGAAGTTGTGgagattgaatgagataatgcatgtgcaGTATTCATTATGTTACATAGCACGTTATTAGCTTTAAAAGGATTATTGTGGGGTTTATGGAGAAAACACTGTAAAATTCACACGGTGCAGAGAATGTTAAGAGCTACCAATTATTCAACCTTCCTTCCAATACACAGACTTAtgctcaatattttatttttcagctttgttgaggtataattgacaaataaaatttgtacgtatttaaggtgtacaatgtgacaTTTTGTTATACATTGTGAAGTGATTACTACGATCAAGCTAACTAGTATAACTTTCATCTCATATAgttgtttctttgtatgtgttGAGAACACAATATCTACTCGCTtggaaaatttcaagtatacaatgcaTTATTGTTCAATTTAGTCATCACGTTGTACATTAGGTCTctggaatttattcatcttataattgaaagCTTATACCCTTTGGCCAGCATCTCCCTATTCCCCCTACTCCCTGACCCTTGGTAGCCACacttctactctctgtttctatgagttcaacttttttttagtttccacatataagtgatatcaccacttatttttctgtctagcttatttcacttggcataatctCCTCCAGCTTCGTGCTTGCTGTCgccaatggcaggatttccttctttattaggCTGACTAATGTATATATGTTCCATCGgtcaatgtgtctgtttttgtgccagtaccatactattttaattTCTACACCTTTGTATTCTAATTAAAAATCAGGacgtgtaggggcttccctggtggcgcagtggttgagaatctgcctgctaatgcaggggacacgggttcgagccctggtctgggaggatgccacatgccgcggagcaactaggcccgtgagccacaactactgagcctgcgcgtctggagcctgtgctccgcaacaagagaggccgcgatcgTGAGAGGCCCGCGCCACGCAGtgaagactggcccccgcttgccacaactagagaaagcgctcgcacagaaacgaagacccaacacagcaaaaataaataaataaattactaaactcctacccccgccatcttcttttaaaaaaaaaaaaatcaggaagtgtgatatcGCCAGCTTTGTTCTTACTGTTCAAGATGGCTTTTGCTCTGGGATCTTTTCTGGTTGGGTTGGTTCTTTCCTTCCATTTGAGTTCTAGGATTGTTTTtgctacttctgtgaaaaatgccattggactcttgataggaattgcatgCGTCTGTAGATAAGTTTGAGCAGCACAGAcatcttgaaaatattaattcttccaattcatgaacatgggttatcatttcatttatttgtgtcatagttaatttctttcatcaacgttttatagttttcagtgtatgggtcttttacctcctcattaaggtgtttttttttttttttttttcctcattaaggTTTTCACCCCTACTTCTGCATTCTTTTCTTAGTGGAGGCCTTTTAATGCACTGAATTCATACACTATATTATTGAATGACTGTAGAACAGTTAGATATTTTTGTTCCCTATATGTTGTGTgatctgcttctttcttttagaTACAGAAACAATACTACTAGAAATAGCTTTATATGAATACCCTTTTCATCCCTTTGACTTCTTTAGAATTAATTCCCAGCAGTAGGAATATTaagtgtctaatttttttttaaagattcccaaCTAGGAGATGATGTACTGTCTCCTCTAGACAGAATATAGCAAATCATTATTCTTCCCCAAGTCCACATATACAAAGCTGAAACCTGCAAAGGAGACAACTATGAGGACATGTTCATGGCAAGCCAACACGGAGTAGTGGTTAAGTGTGTACAGTCTGCAGTATTTGGCCAGGGTTGGAGTCTGTGCTttggtttttctcatctgtaaaataaggaccaTAATGGCTCCTACCTCATAAGTTTATTTTGAGGTGCAAATGAGTTAATTGGCATAAAGTGCTTGGAATAGTCCCTGACACCCAATAAGTGTCAGTCGTTATTATTTGCAATGCAGTGGACGTTAAGGGGCACTCAATACCCGTTAGCTggcattttagttttattttgttttacagttttccctGCTGTGACTCAGGATACTAGGCTTTGTCAAGTtggcttcattattttaaaaaattgagttgcaTTTACTATATGCAAAttatgtgtgagtatgtgtgttaAGGCAAACGAAATATAGAAGCTGCCGTCAAAGATGCTAATAGTGTATTGTGCAGCCAGGGAGACAGGCATACACACAAATAACTCAAGAGTGAACAGGGTAGAGCGAAAGGAATGTGTTGACCATGTACCAAGTGTGAAAGAGCCAGTTTCAAGCTTCCAAATCAGCACTTTCCTTTGAAGTGCTTGGTGCTTCTGGCCATGATGGCTTTGGTTCAGATGTTTCCATAGAACAGCTGATGCACAGGGATTGTTCTGCAGTAGGCATTCCGGGAAAGCAGCCTGGctagaaaaataaacttccttCACTTCCATTCCAGGGGTGATTGATGATAAGTTACCTGAATGAAGGATGAAATGTGCATTCATGGAATGACACTTTTCTTATTGAAAATACAGTGACCAGTTGTGGTTAgacaaacttttttcttaatttctgtataAATTGTttactttgctttaaaaatttgcAAAAGATTGTACTCCACAGTTTGAGGACGACACTGCTTGTTTCTCCTTTTGTCATGTTATAAGTTTgcaattaattaaaatgataagAGCATTGatgtttattaaagaatattagaaaatatagaaCAGGAAAAACACTTTTCAGGCTCATTACTCAGAGTGCATTCTTTCTACAGTGAGgtgatctcatttttaaaatctcattttctgtTTAGTATTATATCACAGATATCTTCAGGTTATTACATTGTCTTTAGAAATATAACTTTAAACCATTGCATAGTATTTCATCAACTGAATCTAGCATTCCGTATTAAGTTGTCTTCATTATTCCCTATTAAAATTATGCTATGATTTTTACCTTGTATAtaaaggtttttgttgttgccatTGTCATTCTAATTTcagattaatttctaattttagacTCCCGAAGTGTGATAACTAAACTCAAATGCTAATTTTTTATTTGGTAAATTTCAAATCTACACAAATTAAGAGGATAGTACTATGAATACTTAGGTATGCATTACTCACCTTGGAAAACTGTCAATATTTTGACAAAAcatgagcatttaaaaatattattattttcctaaagTGTTGAACCTCTCACCTCTCCACCAGCGAGCTTGGTAATGCTCATTTGTCCACAACGTTGCCAGCGCTGGGGATCATCGTTAACAactaaaccaaaagaaaacacaacgGTAAAACTTGGTTCACTTGTTACACCAAAAAAACAATGGTGGTTGAACGTTCTAATTTGCATATGTTTTTGGCCCTGCCCCTCTATTTTAACAGGAAAGTGTTTTTGGCATGGCCCAGGCTCTCTGAGAATCCCCCTGAAAAGATCAATGCAAAGACCCTACTGTAGGCTGCTACCTTCGGCTGTTTGAATATCATTGAAAAGGTAATCCATAAACACAAGAAAGTATGTTTGCATATGTGCAAGTCTACCTTgcaggaaattaaaagaaagtttaaGAGTCGTGCATAAGGACTGAGCGATTTAGAACAAAGGTGTGGTGGGTGAGATGGGACAGTGGATTTTGGTCATTGAGGGATTTCCTGAAGTTATACCCCAGGTAAGTTATGCTAGTTtcacttataaaattattttgtgataatTGTATGTGATATCACAAGAATAAGagattcctttattattttttcttcagttttatagaGGTATAATTGACTAATAAATTTGAGGTTCCTTTGCTTTTTAAGTTTAGGGTCAGAGTAGagtaatatgattttaaaagtgtttaagaGAGGTTAATCTAAAAGTATGATAAGTTGGGTTGGTGGGCAGTGAGCTAGACATGAGGGGATGAAAGCCTTATTTAGGGTGGACACCGTAATAATGCAAATGAAGGCAGATATGAGAAAGAAGGTAAAACAAGAGTAGGGTTAGTATTtggtaaaacaaaacagaacaaaattggATTGttcaaagtttaagaaaaaaaacaaaaacaaaaaatacgaTACCAAAATTGCGAGTTTGGGAATGGGGAGGATAGCAGTGTGAGCTGTTTAACTTATCTGGGCTTCTGGTTTCCACCTTTGTAAAACAGGTAAAGGAAAGACCTGTGTTGCCAGCCTTTTAGGGTTGATATGAGAATCATATGCTCTTTGTACAAATATGTACTTTTACGGTGTCCTGGGGGGTGATTGGACAATCATAGTAATGAAGAGGCATAAGAATGTTCAGGaaggtttgctttaaaaaaaaaaaaaagaacggagATCAAGGAAAAAATGCAATTGGAAGGAAACCCTGTTGAGAACCGTTCTATTGCATGGCTGGCATGGGGCATGGCACTCTCAGACACCACCTCTCCGAGGTGTGTGTCACACCCTTCCCATGTTTAAAAGGAGAACGCTGATGTCCATAACTTCTCCaacgtcacacagctagtagattAAGCAGTGCAGGAGGCAAGATCACCTTAACTGAACTCTAAAAGAAGCAATGAAGGTAAGGAATCAATGACTGCAAACTGTGTTTCTAACACAAGCAAGCTCGAGGACACAGGAGGATCACTTTTTCCATGATGTCCTTCCTGGTACCAGGGCTAATGGAAGAGCACGACCAGACGGGAGCGGTCCATTTCCACTTTCACCCCTTCTCAACAGACCAGGCAGTGGTGGCCCTCATATTCATGGCCTTCTTGCTGTTGTACCCAGGAAGCCTCATTGGAAATGTCACCACTGGGCTCACAGTCTGGTGAGAACACTCCCTCCATACCCCAGTGTACTTCTTCCTCTTTGCACTGGCCATGCTGGAGACTGGCCACTCCACCAACATTGCTCCCTTGACTCTGGCTGGCGTCCTTTCCATGGGGAGGATGCTTATCTCTCTCCCTGGCTGTGGAGCCCAGATGTTCTTCTCCATCCTTCTCGGGGAATCTGACTGTGTCTTTCTTGCTGTCATGGCCTATGGCAGGTACGTGGAAGTCTGTCATCCATTGCGTTACAACCTCATCGTGAGTTGGCAGCTCTGTGGGCAGATGACTTTAGGTTCTTTAGGTCTGGGATTCCTGTTGGTGCTGCCTTTGACCATTCTGATCTGCCACCTTTCAGTCTGTGGCCACAATGAAATCTATCACTTCTTCTGTGACACGCCTGCTGTTATGCGCCTGGCCTGTGCAGACACCCACAGGCATGAGGCAGCTCTCTGTGCCATCAGTGTGGCCGCTGTGGCCATTCCCTTGCTCCTTATCTGCCTCTCCTATGGCTGCATTGTGGCCACCATCGTGAGGATGGATTCAGCCCAGGGAAGGCGCCGGGCCTTCTCCACTAGTTCCTCCCCCCTCATGGTGGTTCTCCTGCAGTATGTGTGTTGTACCCTTATCTACCTGTGTCCCAGCTCCAGCTACTCCCCAGAAGAGGGCCAGGCAGTGTCTGTTGTCTACAACTTTTTCTCACCAGTGCTGAACCCCTTGGTCTATAGCATAAGGAATCAAGAAGTGACTAATGCAGTGAGGAGACTATGGCAAGAACGTACTTGATCAGGGAGCCAGAAATATTCCTTCCTAGAAAAAAGATTCCTCAAATCAGAAGTAGGGACATGATCTGAAGGACAGGAAGCTCAAAAGGAAAAAGGGGGGAGTGGAGAGATGACTGTCCCATGGCTGTCTTGCCTGTGAAATGCTAATCAGTACTAATTCATCCACTTTGTATTAGATTCCAATCATGAAACCTTAGATTGCCTACAAaaccagcctcctctctcaccaTAGTGCTTAGAATAAGGACTAGCACAGGAATGTCAGTGAAGGAGAGAATGATTGAATGGAAGGATAAGATGATGGCAGCAGTTGATAAAGCAGACATTTTGAGAATGGGCCATCATGCACATTTCAGGCTATAGGTAACATTCTCTTAcgaaggtgcagagccagcatgactaagcacaggccaCAGGGCACAAAGGTTAgcgctaaaggaatagatccaatatggagtcaggtttgttcttctttgtaaCAGTAGTGTTACTGACCCAGGCCCTtgtactctttttgtttttttttaaaaccccccatttatttatttttgttttattttttttggctgtgttgggtcttcatttctgtgcgagggttttctctagttgtggcaagcgggggccactcttcatcgcggtgcgcgggcctctcactatcgtggcctctcttgttgtggagcacaggctccagacgcacaggcttagtagttgtggctcacgggactagttgctccacagcatgtgggatcttcccagaccagagctcgaacccacgtcccctgtattggcaggcagattctcaaccaccgcaccaccagggaagccccccttgtactctttaatcaatagaaattgataagaggccagacgagAATTTCAGGCAAGTCTTTATTGGGGCTTGTGCTGCAGcgtgagggaaagaaaataagtaacaGGTGCCCTTGTTTGCTCCAGAAAGGAGCTGCTTGGGTCCTTAAATGCGGTAACAAGTGGGGGCAGGTCCGTGGGTTGGGCAGGAGGTGTAGCTTAGGGGGTCTGCCCACCCACTTGGCAGTGCCGTGCCCATGGAGCACGCGCAATACCCTGATTTtgctcccagcacctcagaagtggcagttggtttgtggcctttttgtatcctattgttcataattgccccaactgtgcatgcttgcagttatttttagtcccttataatttctttgtattctgttgctcaaggagatgtttgtccaggggCGAGCACTCTggtaaagggtcccaggtcccagcctatctcaGTAGAGTCATCTGCTTCTCATGGCAGGAGACTGGCTCCTGTGATCCTTGCAGGAGAATCCCAAAACAACAATAGCCAATGAGCAGAGCTGTCGTGGAAATTGGTGGAGTGGATCAGAAGGAGGACTGAGAGCAGGGAAAGATACTTCCGAGATGCCATccttaaagagaaaaggaaaagaacccCATTCTTTTCTTGATGTTGCAAATGCAATAGATGATAAAAGCCACCCTATTCCATATCTGATTGTGCTACACACAAGAAAGGGGAAAAACAGCATGAAAACCTGATGACAAGAATTCTTGGGACCCTTGGCCAGGCAGCAACATTAAGAAGTAcaggagtgggcttccctggtggcgcagtggttgagagtccgcctgccgatgcaggggacacgggttcgtgccccggtctgggaagatcccacatgccgcggagcggctgggcccgtgagccatggccgctgagcctgcgcgtccggaacctgtgctccgcaacgggagag
Protein-coding regions in this window:
- the LOC132429347 gene encoding LOW QUALITY PROTEIN: olfactory receptor 10V1-like (The sequence of the model RefSeq protein was modified relative to this genomic sequence to represent the inferred CDS: substituted 1 base at 1 genomic stop codon), whose translation is MEEHDQTGAVHFHFHPFSTDQAVVALIFMAFLLLYPGSLIGNVTTGLTVWXEHSLHTPVYFFLFALAMLETGHSTNIAPLTLAGVLSMGRMLISLPGCGAQMFFSILLGESDCVFLAVMAYGRYVEVCHPLRYNLIVSWQLCGQMTLGSLGLGFLLVLPLTILICHLSVCGHNEIYHFFCDTPAVMRLACADTHRHEAALCAISVAAVAIPLLLICLSYGCIVATIVRMDSAQGRRRAFSTSSSPLMVVLLQYVCCTLIYLCPSSSYSPEEGQAVSVVYNFFSPVLNPLVYSIRNQEVTNAVRRLWQERT